AAATTACTGTCCACCAAAACTTAgtagttaaaaaaaaaaagatcatcCAAAGTTTTTTGTCTCTTGTTGGATCTAAGAAAGGCATTTGATAATCAACAAGTCAGTTCTAGTCTGGCATAAAGACTTCATCAATGAGAGGCTCATTTATAATGTGCCGAGAATGAAGTTCCATTTGTTACAACATGCGATGTAACCATCGAATACTAATAGTCACTACAAATGCAAAGCAAATTATCCACTCATCAAAATGAAATGGCCTATCTATGGTACCAAGAAAAATGACAACAAACAGAGAGGCTAAACAATTATTCCAATAATAAAATTCTCTCAAATCACCAAAACATAGTGAGCGTTGCCTCCACCCTCTAGCTCTTATTGTCTTTTGGAATGTCAAGACCTTCAAAAGCTGGACTATCAACTCCTACCCCCATTGCATTTAGACCATTGTCAACATAAATTGTTGCACCAGTGATCGCTGAAGCTAAAGGAGACACCAGAAAAGCAGCAGCATTTCCGACCTCCTCTGTTACATCCATTTTCAGTTTTAGTACTCAAGCAAACAGCAGTGCCAACAGTAAGATAAAATATCTAGTTTTTAATAACAGTGGTGTCCGCTCCAACGTGCGCACATCTTAATTATTCCACCGAATACATGCTACCTCCCACTAGCGCAAGTACCGGGTAACTTTGCCACCCTGTTTCAATTCCTCCCAACCCCATACATGTGTCATCAACATGAATGAAAAGTGTTCCAGTCCCCCAACTCAACACACATTTTGTAAAGAAAAACAGATATTATTCACCCCAGTGGAGGCATGATGGAATAGTTTTCGGGGATCTTAATGGAAAAGAAATACTACCAAGATATGAGATAGTTTGAGGAttcttataaaaaataaataaagaatagaATATGAATCACCTGCATATAATTCTTTTTGCAATGGGGCATTCTCCAATGAGTAATTTATCATCATATCAATGAATCCAATAGCTTTTGCGGCACGACTTCCCAATGGACCTAGAAAGGATAGATTTGATTTTGAGTTCAAAGCACTTGAAAAAGAAGCCCAATATATATGATAGTTTGATGTGAGTGATCGAATATGTCATCAACCAATTCGGTTTTTACCAGAACTGTAAGTTGCAATATAGTCCCTTTTTTCCTCTCAGAATCCTTTACCTTTTCAGTTCTATCTACGTTTAAGCTGTTTGAGCAAGTTCTTGTTGTCAAAGTACAGTTCTAAGCAGTAATTTTGAAGTAAGGCTGGTTATATAACCACACAATGCATTGCAATGGCATACATTTAATGTTAAAAAAGGAACTAATACTTTAATTATGCTGACACAAGTTCTAATATCAAAATATGAATGCCTGAGCATACGCGGTTATAAACTTCTAACTTCGAATCTTTGCCTGTTAATTGGTTATGCAGTGAAATTCCAGAGTACCATTTGGATCAGTACAAGCACAATACATGTAATACTACACTTTGTGGGCCATACCTGCAGATATTGTGTTGACTCTGACTCTATTTTTCCTTCCAGCTTCAAAGGCCAGGACCTTCAGCAAGAGAACACTACTCTTAAGCGATGCTCGCATTTGAAGCTAAAGGGAATAAAGTTGAAAttattagaagaaaaaaaaaagtagcaGAGAACTTACTTTTGTGTCACTCTCCAAAGCAGCTTTTGCCGAACTCATACCGCCTCCATATCTATTAAATTCAGTGACGACAAGTCATTTAAAATAAGTAAATAAGGAAGATTGTGTTTCAGGAGGTGAGGGGAATCGTACCCAGGAATAATTCTTTCAGAAGCAATGTATGTCAGAGAGATTGAGGCACCGCCTACAAGGTAAGAAATATCTCAAAGTTCTAACAAGAAAAGGTCTATTTGGTGGAATAGCACATGATGAACTAATTTTGCCATATAGAGTTAGCTGAAACAAGCTCACAGAGCTTTACCTGGATTTATTATTGGAAGAAAATGCCTCAGGAGAGAAACAAAAGAATAACTTGAGGCAGATACTGCTGCAAGATAGCCTTTTCTTGATGTCTCCAGCAGAGGTTTGCTAACCTACATTTACACTTTCAGATACCATAAAGGTTCCAATGAGAACTTCAGCAGATAATGGCGAAGAGTGTACCTCTGGACCATTTGCAAGTGAATGCACAAGGATATCAATTGTGCCAAAATCTTGTTTCACAGATTCAACAGCTTCCTACAATAAAACACCAATTGCACAGTTAATTGATCATGTTATCTTCCCGCTTTGATATAATTCTGCAGCATATATAATAATACCATCTCGCTGCATACAGTATAGTATTTTTAACTCCAAAAATGGACATGAGCTTTGATCTATTCAAGATACAACTAGAGATAGCACATGCCAGAGGAAGAACAGAATGATCTAATATAGATAGGTAGCTCATAACAAGAATCATTAATCATGCACAAAGTAAAAACTAGAAGTACTTAGTAAACAAAAAAGTCTTTTGATCAGTAAACAAAAAAGTCTTTGAGCATATACAAGTTGGATTAATGGAAATCTAGCTTCTCGGAACCATGTCAAATCTCTTATAAGTATCAAACCAATATTATGTGGAGTTCAATTTCAAACCATGTATAAAGTCATAGGCCCCATcagaagaggaaaaaaaaaccATGTATAAACTAGTGCACTTGATTTATGTTAGATGCTCTTAATCAATAATGACAATGACTTCGGTTAAAGATAGCTTTCTACAAGATGAGCAGGCAGGGGCCATATCCAGCAGAAAAATATGAGAAACAACTTGAAAAATGTCAAACTTGATACCTTGACTGTCCAATTTGAGGATCCTGCATAGCGTTTGTTTGCTTTCACCTGGTTGATACCAATTGCATCTAGATAATTAGACTTGCACAGTTGTTCCGTAACTGGTTGAGAAGGATAAAGAGAAAAGCTAATCTTACATCCTCAGGAACATCTTCAGGACTGTCATAAACTGCATCCAGTGGGTAGACTTTAGCAATTTCCATCAATGAACCACCTGGCAACCTATTACAAAATATTGCAGCATCAATCAGTAGATGAAAGGAATGAAGAGTACAGTAGAAAAAAACAGAAATGCTCCATCCTTACACTCGCGATTCATCAAATTTTCCACGTCGTAGACTTGTCTCGAAGATATTCAGTGCCTAAATAAATTTATCACGAAAGATTATATCCTGGGCATGCTGTAGGGTAAGtgtgaatatatacaaaaattcaTAGATTTACTTACAGGCACCCATGTACCAACAAGAATTTCAGCGCCTGCAGCTGCAAGTGCCTTCGCAATTGCCCATCCATACCCATTATCATCTGCTATACCAGCAATAAATGCCCTCTTACCTGTGATTATGAGAAAAAACTATAAACAAACTGACATCTGGACTCCAAAATCCAATACAAAAATTCAAGTAGACTTTTGTGCGACCTCTTAAATCGATAGGCAACCCTGAAGCAGGCGCTTTATCAATTGCTCCAGACATTGCTTTTGGAACCATCCTCTCATATTTTACGGAAACAGACTTAAAGCTTTGACTCAGCTTTGTTGGTGAAACGTAAGATGAACTTCTAAGCTCAATACAAGATCTGCTTttactttcaaaaccaaaactgacATTGCTCAACTTTGACAAACAGGGAGACGCAGAAGCGCATTGTTTGACTGCTGCAATTTGCAGGCCAGGAGTTGCATTTGTAGCCATTTCCAGAAATTCACTTGACCAGAAGAATAAAGAGTCTGACAGATACTGCACCGATAATTCATTAGTACAACTAAAACAGCTGTGTAGCGAAAAAAATGGTTCAATCAATTAACTACTCAATGTCAAAATAGTTGGAGTTGGCTATCATATTAGTTAAATACATTTATGCTGGCCATCAACCCACTGCAACTCTCCTCATTTATCCAACTTTGGCGGAGTTTATATACCAAATCGTTACAAGACAATATCGATGCAGACTAGAACTGAGCTCAGAGATAACACCGGTTTTGTACCAAACAAACACTACTCTCTTTTAAAGAAGAATTAACAAAGAAAACTGCACTAAACTTTTTCAAAGGGATCAAACAATGAGCTAGTGTCTCCTTTATATTATGTGATGTAGCACCTAATTCAAGTCTAATTGAATATTATTCCTCAACTTGAACTTCCATACATCAATTAATTAGTAAGAAAAGAGACTACTGCAATCTTTCTTGAGTTATATTTTAATTTCTAAGCTAAAAAAGCGGCCTTATATGAAaactagaaaatattttcttgtcaAACTCTATATCATAATATAAGACAACTATGTGCTGTAAAATGCCTTTTTTTTTTGACAAGTGATTTTAGCAACATTTTTTAAGATCCCGGAGGACAATAGTGCACAGAGCCAAACAAGACAGTAGTTTTACACACTAAATTCAATCAAATGCAAAATGGGTATGCAATTTCCAGCTCAAAACTGCGAAATCACCAAACGGGTGATCCAACATTTGATCAATGCACAACATTTGAATCACAGTATAAGTTTTTTAAGAAAACTGACCTGTGAGATGAAGCAGTGGTGGAAAGATCGAAGCTTGACAAGAGAATGAAAGGAAATTTTTAGGGCTATATATGTAAGCGTATGTATGTCTTAGTTGGGTTTCGATGAAAACTAAGGTATGGCCGTTGGGCAGCTTTGAAAATGCCGAAGTGGAGAGTGTGTCACAGGTGGGACTTTGGTTGCTTTTGGTGAAATCAATATTTTACCCTTCATAACTTTGGGCTTTCACGAGAGAGGAAGTGGGAGTAGAAATGGCACCAGGCAGCTACTATCTGGGTCTGTTATTTATGAATTAGCTAGTGTGTCTTGAATTTCagtttttagtttaattttttaatatatttgtCCGCAAGTTAAGagttttagtttaaaatttcaggataaaataaatatttgttaATCTCTAAATAACATCCTTGAAAATAGTTATATGTGCACTTGCCCCGTGGAGGGAGGGGGAATATTTGCACCCTATAGCCTTTTTAGGCGACTCTTTAAATTATGTCCATGTTAACCTAATTGGATGAATTCTTTTTTCCATAAACCTAATACATTGAACTAACAAAGACTATGGAGAATTTTAATAGTTTAGTTGGGTGACTACTTCAACGTTCACCATATTAGTAAGGATTTAATTCTCCACATTATAATTCTCTTTCCTATTTTCCTTCTATAAAActaacaagaacaaattttaaaTAGTAGCTTCAAAAGGTTATTTGTGCAAATGCTTCGTATGTGGGTCACACTGTCACGCTTTGATTTTTTGGGTTTACGCGATCAACACTAGAGGGCAAGTGCACAGATAGCCATTCTCAGGAACGCTATTTAGAGATTAGTCAGTAtttattttgtcctgaaattttaaCTAACAATCTTAATTTCAAGACATTTTTGTCCtgaaatttgaattgaaaaaattaaaatttaggaCGGACTGACTAATTTCTAAATAGCATCCCTTTAGAGTGGCTAGGTAGTGCCATTTCTACACACTAGATGTTATTCTCACACCGAGCGAGCCAAACCCATTTATCCTTTCAACATTCAAGTCCATGACAAGCAATGATAAGGCAAATATAATACAATAACATACAGTAATCCACAATCTTATAAAATGAAATAACTTCCCAAATGGGTGTTACATGTACCACAGCTATCCCAAACACAATGTCAATGAAGCCTCCAGATGAATAACAAAATACTTGGGTTTGAGGAATATTAATTGTTGATGGATTATTTCTCTTATATCACTTTTAGTTATTGCAAATACTCGTGTTACTTAGGTCTCATTTGTTTTTTAAGATTAAAACGTGTGAATCTAAATACGCATTTgaacattaaaatattatattCTGTTTGTTTTCTCTACATCTCAATATGTAAAACTTATATTTAATAAGTATAAATTCAAATTAAATAGTACGAATtaatataatactatattaataaaatatttctaaaaaattatatGGTAATTAATGGTAATGATGCTAATAGTGGTGGTTGTGGGTGTCGACCGGGTAGTGACTGGTGTTGGTGTTGGTGTTGGTTGATAGTGGTGATTATGGATAGTAGATGTGGATGATACTAGTAGTTGATGGTGGTGATTGATGGTGGCGGTGACTAATAATAGTGATGGATGATATATAATGGTGGTTGATAATGATGATTGGTTTTGCGGTAATGATGGTTGGTGGTGATGGTTGTAAATGATGGCTAATGATAGCGACAACTAACATTCGTACTTGGAAGCGCCGGTGGTTGTGGTTGAAGATGGTGATTAATGGGTGGTGGGTAGTTGGTAGTCTATAATGGTGGGAGACGACGATAACGGTGGTAATGGTGATTACTGGTGAAAGTGTAGGAGTAATAATAAAATATcattttttatataaattcttGAATGTATGACATGTTAATGCTATTATGACTCTGCTATAGATCTTAATCGTTAAAATACCCATTAAGTGATCGTAAAATTGAAAAAACAAGCAGACAAAATGACTaagatttatatttaaaaaacAAACGCACTTAATGACTAAGACCGGAATAATTAAAATTTAGACCttcattaagtgcaaacaaatgaggccttatTCACAttcaattttgtataaaataatacagtaaaaatagcacggtataatcagtttttggactggtcattcaaaaataaccagcgtttaccaagtcaatgaaaaatagtcactattttgctgcaacagagaccggtccagcataatataccggagttcggagcacctgtgtataaactccagcatattatgctggaccggtatactttgctggctccagtataatatactggagactggagcaccggtgctctaaactccagtatattatgctggagttctagtgtacttatgctggaactccatcatattatactggagttccaacatacttatcctggaactctagtataatatgttagagttcaagtatacttatgctggaactccagcataatatactggcgtatttttcgggttttgaacagtgttttcgctcagatttatctttacatgaaaagtggttaaatttcgattacttttgaaactaggctatttttgaacgaccaattATAAATCTGccaatttttgaatttctcccaataATACAATGGTATTTGAATAAAATACAAATATTATTTGTACGCAGGTTTATGGCTAAACTAAAACTTTTGCCAAATTCACAGAGTTGTACTCCCTCCGGTCCTTTTTAGTTTTCATGGTTAGTAAAATAATTGACCCAAAATATTTATCATTTTAGGAAACCAAGAAATAATTGATTAATTTGTTTCACCTTTATCCTTACTTTAATAAACGTAGAGAGAGGCTAATTTTGATGAAACCAAGAGTAATAATAATTTGATATCAAAGAACTAATAAAAGTAGTTTACTTAAAATCTTTTTTCCAATAATATTTTCTTATATGGCATGTAAATGTCAAAGGGAAAATACATGGGGACACATTGTACTATGACTCTTTTCACAAAGGAACACTCAAACTTTAGGAAGGTCTAATTACCTTCCCAGACTAATTGAAAGTAGTATTGATACAACCTTTTGATACTAGTACAAGTTTTAAGGTTTAATGTGCATATCACGCACCAATCTTGAATCGCCATATAATTCCTTTTTTTTGctacctttattttctttttcagtttTTATTCTCTTTAGGTAATAGTCACTGTAgatatataaaatttattaagTTTAATCCATACAAATTCGCATTGAATCTTAATTTTATTTgggttaaataattaatttggactttacaaattaaattagtccattttattattttcaagcCCAAGATCCATTTCATCTTAAGGCTCAGGCTCATGCCATGTGTCAAGTGACATGGCATATCCAGTCAAACTCTAAGGCAACAAGATGACGCCACGTGTGAAATGTGTGGCAATCCCAGTCCAAAACGGTGACCAATCAAGAATTGATAGGTGTCTAAAATGACATGTCTTGGCCAATCACAAGCAAGCTTATCACATAGCTTGTGAGATAAGTTTGATGACTCACATGAGCCAACCAGAATCAAGCAAGAGAGTTCATATGTAGCTGGACTATCCATCCTCTATAACAATAAATAGAGGGGCTACATAACTCTTTGGGAGGACATTCAGAATTGGAGAAGAGCATTCCACAATTGGTGAAAGCATCCACAAACAGAGAGATCAATCATCAAGTGCATAGTTCTTCAACAGAGGAGTGATAAACGGAGTTCTTTCCGGAGATCAACCCGAAATAACAAAGTGTTGCTCGATGTTCTTGGAGATTAAATACATCACAAGGAGATCTCCATCGTCTTACATTGGAGAAAGACACTTCTCAAGCCCTGGAATTACGGAGAATTTCATAGAGGAGAATCAAAGAATACATAGAATTGTACTCACaatattcatcaataaaatctctttttttcttcataataCTTTTGTTGCAGTTTATTTTCCATACTACAAAAATTTGTTACGAACAAATTTTGGCACGCGCAATGGGACGTCATGTGAGATATGCTCTTCTTTGCCATCTCCAAGGAGGCGAAGTATTCGGATCCTTCCGAGCCACTAGCCTTGAACTTGCTCGAGTGATCAAGCCAACATGACTACGCTCAACGGATGCATCAGTAGTGGTATCTTTGCATGGAACATCATCACACTTCCTGAAGGCCATCCTAGCAGTAGATTTGTAGTTTCTAGTACTGATAAAAAAGGAAAGCAACAATGAGCTTGCTCCAATAAAAACACAAGAACATTATGATAACGGAAAAGTTGTCATATGTTATGCAACAATTTCCTTCACAGATGATGACTTGCTGCTGGGGTCTAAGCCACATAACAGACCTTTTATTTGTTATAAGGGCCATTCAGGAACAACGTCTCAATCACATACTTGTTGATGATGGTTTGACGCCAAAGATTGTGCTAAAAAAGTTTGGGATCTCTATCAATGAGCTATTCAAAAGTAACCTAACAAATCCAAGGTTTCAACCAAGGAGGATAACGAGCCATAGGTATGATCCACGTGGGATTATTCATTGGTGATATGAAGACAAACACCCTGATTCACGTCATAGAtgctaaaacatcatacaacttGCTGCTTGGACATCCTTGGGTTCATGAGAATGGAGTGGTATAGTCTACTTTCCATCAATGTATGAAGTACAGAAGAGATGGAGAAATAGTCAAAATTGATGCAGACATCAATCTTTTCATTGAGACAAAGTCGTACTTTGCAGATGCAAAATTCTACCCAGATTCTTGTGAATAGTATGGAGAAACCATCATCAGTCGAAGACGCTGATGTcaattcaaaagaagaaaatgagtctCAATGGACTACCACCAAGCTGTCCAAGAAGACAACTGAAGAAGTCTACATTAATCTATCATCATATGAATGTGACATACAAACAAAGACTGATAAAGAACATCCAATTTTCTGCTATGGTCCACGTGAGTGTTGAAAGAAAGGGCAACCTTTATTAGAAGAATGTACTGCAAAGAAGAAATTAAGTCACATAGCGATTCAAGATTTATAGGAGCATATGACCGTCTCAATTGCACGAATCTCATCAGTGACTTGTGAGTCTACTAAAGGCAATCTCCAAactgataaaataaaagggcttTAATCCTAAGGCCTTCATACTGCTTGAAAATTCTGGTTACAACTTCTCCAATCCATCAAAACTAGTAGAACTTAAAGACGAAGTCACTGGTGAAAAGATACATAAGCTCAACGAGTCCCAAATGAAGTTGAGAAAGCAAGGGCACTATGTCGCCGCTCCAAAGTTTGGCAGAGCCTCTTCGAATTTCATCTAAAAGAAGCAAAGAGATAGCTTCATCACAACATACCTCGGTAAAGGAGATGAAGGAATTTAAgggcaagaaaataaaataacggGCTTTAGTGTTTGATCGCATTGGAGGCTCAACCCCTTAAGTCTCGGTATTTGAAAGGCTAAGTCACAAAGGTGAATGTGTATCTTCCAAATGTCTAAAGGAAGTCTTAACTACCTAAAATACCTCCTTCTTTTGTCTCCTGGTAACCATAAGGAGTCACCATCTAGAAAGATACTGTCAAAACATAAGGAGCAAGTCCATTGAGGAGCGGGGTCATTTTGAAATTGTTGATGACAAAGAAATCTGTAGTGCTTTCCCATCACGTATGAAGAGTAAGTCTATTGTGTCAATATCCACAGACGGTCCACTGAAGTGCAAAGGAGAACCATTGTTTATACTTGCCAGCCTCATAAAGAAGCAGAGAAATAGAAAGAAGTAATGCCAACCATCCAAGAAATTCAAAGAGAAAAGTCAGACTTTGTGAAAACATCCTATCATATAACTGTGGAAGATAGCCATGCCTTGATGTTAATGATGAAGTACACGAGGCTCTCCCTCAACTAGAAGATGCGGGCAATCAATTGTAGATGAGTTTTAGGACCTCAATTTAGGAACTCCAGAAGATCCACGCCCCACCTTCATTAGTGCATTTCTTATGCCTTAGGAGGAGGAGGAATACTCCAAGTTATTGAccgagtacaaagatgtcttcTCTTGGTCATATAAAGAAATTCCCGATCTTAGTCCTAAGGTAGTCGGTCATCATTTAGGGATCAAAAGTGGAGCATGCCATGTGAAGCAGTCACAACACATGTTTCGACCGAGCTAGTACCACAAATCAAAGTCGAAGTCAACAAGCTTATCGGGGCGGGATTTATTCGAGAGGTGAAGTAACCATCATGGATATCGAATATTGTACATGTCAATAAGAAGAATGGTCAAATACGTATTTGTGTTGACTTTCGAGACCTAAACAAGGCATGTCTGAAAGATGACTTTCCGCTACCAATTATTGAATTCGCGGTTAATGCTACAACATGGCATGAAGCTATGTCATTCATGGATGGGTCCTTCAGATACAGTCAAATCAGAATGTCTCCAAGTTGCGACCAAACGCACacacaagtatacgtggtcgtcaagtaataaagtgactaaaagtcagatgtcgaacccacgaggatttgtgattaactattaactaaattagactatcctaattatctaaacaagaattaaatctagaagtatttgattctaagctaattaaaataaaaagaaaacaaataataaaCTCTGAACAAAGGAAGAgtagatttttatgttatcaatgtgatgaaaacgatctagggttataggctatctaacattcctattgtatttttcaattaaattgactaactaatttatctagcttattggttgacagggttaatattgctcataagaatctgtcgagttcttactcgtctattcaagctaacctaacgcctatatgtctatggagttagaatcaacaagaaTAAAATTATAATTCCTTTacatcaaccaagcaaggcaagtaggtatatgtctatcctaaccgcgaatctGTTCCCGGAAGCTCAGGTTCATAAACTTtctctactcaatcctatatgcaatctagaattctcactttcgagttcaattctagattcgtagatagtattcaattgatgatcaagcaatcaaataattaagcgcaagattgaataaataaaccaacatgataaactaagaaatcaaaatcaatatccgaataacaatagtcatgagaGAACgacaaccctagaacgtgaagtttatcTCCACATAGACATATTAGAAAAACAACAAagcatacaaagaaacataagaGTTACTAAGTTTGATGGAAAAAAGATGAAACTCGGCCTCCACGGTGGCTCTGTGCTCTCCCTAGGTCAAAAGTATGTCCAAAGTTACAAAATGacatttttacatgtatttataccaagtagggttgggcccagATGAAAACACCTTCTCTTGCACAAAATAGGACTCTGACTTTGTAAAATTTGTACCATGCGACATGCCATGCGGTGTGCTTGTGGGGAACTTCAGAGAGCATGCAATTTGAGGGCAACAACAATTTACACAGCAATAGCGCGCCACTCGGCACCCCACGCGGCGTGGCAATGGAAATTTGGAAaaatataaaacatgaaagttgtagcccttgtaaATATCTTTCTAgtgatatattgtggagcccaaacaaATTTTTGAGCGaaaagttatgtgtattttatTGGACAAGGCTCAGTATTCATGCTCTAT
This sequence is a window from Nicotiana sylvestris chromosome 3, ASM39365v2, whole genome shotgun sequence. Protein-coding genes within it:
- the LOC104248523 gene encoding enoyl-[acyl-carrier-protein] reductase [NADH] 2, chloroplastic-like, with translation MATNATPGLQIAAVKQCASASPCLSKLSNVSFGFESKSRSCIELRSSSYVSPTKLSQSFKSVSVKYERMVPKAMSGAIDKAPASGLPIDLRGKRAFIAGIADDNGYGWAIAKALAAAGAEILVGTWVPALNIFETSLRRGKFDESRVLPGGSLMEIAKVYPLDAVYDSPEDVPEDVKANKRYAGSSNWTVKEAVESVKQDFGTIDILVHSLANGPEVSKPLLETSRKGYLAAVSASSYSFVSLLRHFLPIINPGGASISLTYIASERIIPGYGGGMSSAKAALESDTKVLAFEAGRKNRVRVNTISAGPLGSRAAKAIGFIDMMINYSLENAPLQKELYAEEVGNAAAFLVSPLASAITGATIYVDNGLNAMGVGVDSPAFEGLDIPKDNKS